In Taeniopygia guttata chromosome Z, bTaeGut7.mat, whole genome shotgun sequence, the sequence AATACTAGTGCTGATACATCAGTTGTTAAAGTCGCCTTGGCTGGGGAGATGATATGTTTACATCATTTGAAGCCTGGCATTTAAAGATTTCTAAACAAAAGCTTctgttttaagattttttttgccaAGATACCAAACAAACTGAGAGTCATACAGGTTTTTTAATATCTGTAGTATCTGCTGAATTCCTGAGGGTTGGAAATGTtcagcagctggaaaaacagAACTATGAGTATCAGAATAAGACCTACATTTCAATGCCTTTCAACCAAATCTAAAAACTAGGTACAATTTAAATAATCTAAGGTCAGACTGTATATGACACCATACTCATGGCATTTGTAATAAGGCACAGTTAACATATAAAGGATTAGAAGTAAATTTAGAAAACCTTGATGAAGGTATTTTGAGAATTTCTTAAGATTATCAACGCTCAGGAGATTATAATTTAcatcataatttttaattttgcatagTGATTTAGCTCTGATCTGAAATGTGGTTTATCAATAAATGTCATTGGATTTTAATCCTTTGGTGTAAATGTAGgagtaattattttcatttttcactggTTATGAGAGACAAGCAGGcaagaaatacagatttctgACCCTGGGACATGTCACATTAATGCCATCGTTTTAATGACGTTTTTGTATGTTCCCCATTGATAATGCATCACTTCTTTAGTTTTCATTTCAGTTGCTGACAGGAACCAGATACAAGAGACCAATACTTCTACAGATTTTATGTTTTGTCTTACAAAGAAGACAAATTATATCATGGACTTGTTCATTCTCATTTACTTAGGATCTCAGATTCCTTTGTCTCTGCAAGCAGATGGTGCTTACATGCTCATTTATTTAGTTAGCCAAGATCTTTAAGGTCAGCATGATAGAATTATTGGAATTTAAACTTGCTGAAGATCCGTCATGTACTGTTCTTGTCCCAGCTTTGTGAATTTCCTGCTCTTTGGTCTTTGCAGAGCCACTTTGTCCTTTTGTTCCAAATACCAGCTTATGGTATTTGCTTTTCAGAATAGAGTACTAAACAAACCTGAGTGGTCTTTAGAATACCAAAGAAATTTCAAGTGCTAATAAATTTAGATTGAACCTGGGCATTTTTTCTGATTATTGgtatttttccccccattattGTTGTGTGTAACCTCATGGTGACTTTTTCGGTTGTGTGGAGTTTTATTTGTGtctttgtttgtgtttgttgtgttgggttttttaaagtgaaattaCTTTTATGTAATGCATTCTTCAACAACATAAGAAATGAAGAAGATGTGAATAGGTCATAATTGTAATTATAGCTCCTGCATTTTTTCACATACATATCATTACATTTTGATTTtgcaaaagtttttttttccctaaagcaaAATTCCTAATAATGTTAACTATCTTCTTGTATCATGTGTTTGTTGTCTTCTCTGTGTTACGTTATCTTGCTTATTGAACAAAAGTATATATGCTGCTGTCAGTAAGTCATAAATACAAGTGATACTTGCATTTAATGTGCTCAGAGATACTTGTAGTGTTTATACCTGCTTTCTTGTTATCAAAGAAAGGTcagtttggtttgattttttattaACATGACTTAAACCATATAGGAATTGTAGTACactgtgcatttttaaatttagtagGTTCTCTGTGAAATTTATCCCTGTGAATAttcaagattttttaaaaagtttgttCATAGGTCAAATGTAGGAGGAGGATGTAGTTAAAATATGCAGTTAAAGAAGTGAATGTGGAAGTAGTTTCAGAGATCTTTGTTGTGAAGTAAAAATGGCATGCAGTATTTTCAATCtggcttttaaatttttgtttcattaggtgcttaaaatacattttaagagATTCTCCATAATATTCTGTAATACTGCCAAATTAGatgaaataaaatagtaatGTATGACAGTGTATTGACAGTGTCTTTCCCAAAATTCTTCACAAGCATGTAGGTTAGTCCGTTTGTTAAAGCCTGTTAGGAAGCTCATGGTGGTTCCAGTGTCCTCTGCTTCTTGCTTTTACTTGCTCTGGTCTCAAGTTTTTGACATGCAGTCTTGTCCCCAGCAACTTGCAGTGGCATCTTGAAACACCCACAGGTAGGACAGGGAGTGGAGATAGGAGAGGATTTAGTAAGACAAGATAGACCACAGTCACAGGACTCAGAGATGTGCACTGGCTCCTGCTTGTATGGAACTGAATGCAGCTTACATGAAACTGAATCattcctcctttctcctcttaCTTTGCCCCAGTTTCCAGCATGTTCTTCACCACCCCTCTCCCCCACCGCTGACACTTTGTTGAAACTCTCTTTAATGAGTTGGGGCTGTCTGTGATGCCTCTGTACTGTCGCTTCTCCCATATCTGTTACAGAGTGCAGACTGGCGCTCTTCAGAGCTATGCCTCTGATTTCTTACTGGCTTATCAATTAATGGCTGAAGAGTTTTGGTCATCTTTATGATCTTCCTTAGTGCATACTTAGCACATTTGTGTCTCTCTGTGGTCTTTTTATGGCTTTCTCTGTGTGCTGAAATGGGTCTTTACCTGATAACATCAATAAACTGGATACTCTCAACTTCCTCATGCCCTTTCTCTTATCCCTATCGTTGAAGGTTGTAATGGTAAGGCAATTCCAATTATCTGCTGAGAACAGGAAGTTGAGCTAATGAAGGCATTGCACAAAAAAGATTATGGTTTTAGATAAGCACAGTTTGTAAAGTAAATAATGGATGGGTAACGGTTTAAAGTAGTTTTTATGATAAAGACGTGTTTCAAGCTAAGCAAGGTTAAGAGTGCCATCAGGCAGTAACTTTGTTAACTTGAGTAGTGAAGGTTGTCACTGTATTGAGTTAAAGATATCACAAATTTCAACTACTAGAGAATTACCTATTGTCTGTATCTCAAAATTACTGCTGGATTTCTATTTTTGCTTCTACAAATATGCAAGAGGGCATGAACTTCTTTTGAACCTTCTGTTACAGGGTGGTAGGGAATCTTAATCTATACAGTTGTGATGATTATTCATAGAGAAGTTTTATTCCTTattcaaaatgcagtttttaaaattattactatGTTGTAGTACTGAGTATGCTTCACTGAAATTTTGAGATTTCTAAAGATAGAAATAAGTTATCctgctatttattttcttttcattgctgTAAGCATACTATGAATGCTTACAAGGGAAAGTTCTACATACTCTTTCACCAGTGCTTTTTGTGttgtgtgtttggttttttttttttttaatttttttttttttttttttttacagaatccTGTTGTGTCCAGTTATAACTGGTCAGAAATAGATGTCCTGATTCTGGCTGGAACTATTGGACATGTTTTGAGTTTGGGGGCAAGCAGTTTTATAGAAGAGGAACATCAAACCTGGTATTTTCTTGTCAATACACTTTGTTTGGTGCTGTGTCAGGAGCTttgtagaaataattttcttctgaaagaatGTGACCCTCAACATAGCACCAATGTGAAACAAAATTTTGACCGTATCGGAGAATCCTCTGAGTGCAAGAATATAGACATTCCAGCAGCAAGTAATTCAAAACTGGGCAAGGCCAGCTCTTCATCTGAATTCATAAAAGGATCAGATAAGTGGATAAGCTTAGCAACTCCATGGATCATCCTTATTTGCTGTCGGCTGCTTCGATCCTTGAATCAGACAGGTGTTCAGTGGGCTCATCGGCCAGACTTTGGACACTGGTTGACAAGGTGGGTATCTGATTTCCTGTCACACTTTCTgccttatttaaaaattaatgtgtgTTTAATTTGgtgaaatatgtattttttatatggTTTCTGGTCAGAAAGTGCTGCAAACATACCAAGCAGATAAACGATGACACGACATAaggaatttttcatttctgtttcatgCAGGAGTAATTCCTTGTGTACTATCAATAGTTTATAATCTTTGCCCTGCACCATGACTTAGCTAATTAATGCCAATTATACATGATAGGCTTATCAGAAgcaaaaagtaaatattttccatgtttaaGTCAACAGTATCTGgtttgagaaattaaaaatctctTAATAGAACTAAACTTTTGAAATTAAGTCAGGAAGGTTCTGCATAATTCCAAAATTTATGAAGTCACAAGAGAAGATGCCACACATAGAATTCGTCCTTGTCTGTCGCATGCTTGTAATGTGTGGGTGAAAAGCTGGAGGAATTTATTGAGTGTAATATGATAAACAAGGAAGGAGATTTTTTATAACTGAAAGTACAGCAGAGAAGAGCTTCTGCTTTTTCTAATACCTTTCAGTATTTTAAGAACTACAGTTATTATTCAGTGATACTTGAACTGTCTCATGTACTTAAGTTAGTGGATGGAGATGCAATACTTTTTGACTGTCTAGTTAATGTTTTGCAAACAGCAGATGAAGAGGCTCTGCTGTGTAAGATAAATAGATTTCCTACCAGTATTTTACAACACATGGATGAAATGTCATTCAtcattcattaaaaattacattagcAAATGAACTTATATGAGACTTGTTATTTATTGCTAACCTCACAGATGAAATGCTGATTGCAGGGACAGGCATGAGTGCTGAAAGACATGAGTTATGAGGGAATTTATTGCATTATAGTGGTTATTCTATACCAGAGTTTTCACCATGCATTTTTGCTTTTGAGGtgaggaaatgaagaaaaaatgtcataTTTCCTACATCAAGTCTATATGATAGATAACTCACTCCTTCATTATGAGCAAAGCCAATGTGTGAGCTGGATGAAGTGTGATTTGGTGTGACTGTCAGGATTTTACAATTAATCCTGAGCATCTGCGGAAGATTTATTTGCCCAGCAATGTCCtgagacagatttttttcttcagactgTCAGTCCTTTTCCTTGGAGTGTGCTGGTGCCACAAGGCCATGAAACAGGGATCTGAtactcctgcagctgaaaattttggtttgtttcagATACATGCTTTTACTCATGTGGTCTCCCAGAGATGTTTATTTACTCTTGGAAATGTTACCAGGCTTCTAAAAATTGTGTGTGCATGCATGGACTTAACTTTCAAAGATCCTGTCTTGCTTTAGTATGCTCCCACCTCTGATTTCTTGGTGCAAAGAGTGCCTGGAAAGCAGCAAAACCTGTTGTAGCCTTGGCCTGTGGGGGTTTCAGGGGGGGTAACACAGATGGAGTGTAGACTGCAGATAGAGCAGGTGCTTCCTAATTTATAACAAAAGTGGGAAATCCTATATGCCCAACTCTAACACTAGTTGCCTGTCAAGAACTTCCAAACAACCTACTCTGGCAAACCCAAAGCTTTTTACATCtgttctggttttctgtttttatgtttttgttggatttttgttttggttttgttttttgttgttttggttctttttttgttgttgaggaaggagaggggagaaTGGAGAGAAGATTctatttttgtgtttggtttctGTCCCTGTTAATTGGAATTCATGTGAATTTGAATATCTCCATAGCTTTCTCTGTACTGGGCAACCCCTAACTGGAGCCATGGTTGAACCCAGGGTGAGAAATAACATTCCTTCATCTTCTGGTAGGGTTCTGCATGTGCAGCTCCACTTGCTGTTGGTTGTCTTTGCTACGAGGGCATGTTGTATGCTTATTCTTGAGTCAGGGTCCACCCAGGCTTTTCGAGTCACCTCTGAGAAAGGGGTcagcccccagcctgtcctgATATTTGTAGCTATTTCTTCCAAGGTGCAGGATTTTCCTCTTGTGCTCATTGGACTTTGTAAGATCTCTAGTGGGCAATTTCTCCAGGGTGTCAAGGGGCCTTTGGGTGTCAGCAGACCCAGCAGCTGTTACCAGCCACCCCTCCCAGCTGTGTATTGTGTGCAGACTTGCTGAAGGGGCACTGCCTCACTGCATTAGTGAAGACATTAAACAGTGTGGGCCCCGGTGGAGGGCAATGCCCAAATCCTAGGGTTGACAGATAGTGACTGCCCTCTGGATGGACTTTGTGCTACTAATGGCAACTCTGTGAGTTCAGCCTTTGAGTGCATTTCAGTCTGCCTGACTGTCCACTTTTATAGCATGAGATTGCCTATGGGAATGTTATGGGAGCTGGTGTTAAAAATTTTGTTAAAGCACAGATAAACAACAATGCCTGCTTTGTGCTCTTCCACTGAGCTCGTCTCATCACAAAAATCTGTCAGGTTGATAAAGTAATCTCCTTCATAAAGCCATCACAGCCTTATTATTAAAACTGTCTGCCTCCCCCTTCAGTAAGGCTGAAGTATAGCAGCTAGATACCAAAACATCAGAATtttacaaattaatttcttcctcaaATTATGGCCTCATGTTGAGTGTATTTGCTTAGGTCTTGAAGcaagcagaagagaaaatattctaCATCTGTAGTCTTAGGCTATGACTGATAGTTTGGctaaaattctgtattttgccATACAAGGTAACGAACttggtctctttctcctctcctcaCTGGCCTATATTTTACTTGTTCCTGTGTAAGTATGGTGAGCTACTACATCACTGAGTAGACGTGTCTGGAAAAATAACTCAAGATGGCATGGAAAACTCTTGGCTTTCAGTTGGATCTCGTCTCACTCTGATTTACCATCAGTCTTGGCAGGCAATTAGTGGGCTGGCTTAGTAACAGGAATGCAGGAAGAGAAGTGTATACAAGTCAGCACTGCTGTTGTTGAAATTATTGTATGAAGAGAACATGGAAGTGTCTGCATCTTTTGAAGTGCTGCAGACAAacagttttttctttctgatgttGTAAAGCATTCCTTGCAAAAACCCACTTACCTTTCAAATCTAAATGAGAAAGAAGCAATGATTACCTACCTTGTACTGTGAGAGGCTTAAAAAGCTTATGCAACAGTCCAGAGTGTTGTGCCATGGCAGGTTAAGAGGATATGTGATTAggactgtcactgtcacagttCTGCCTTCTCCCTTTCATTGGTGTAGTTACTTCTGCTGTGTTTAGGGACCAAAtgaaggagcagagccctgttGGCTCAGGCTACTGTGGGGCTACATCCTGACTTAAAACAATGGAGCAATTTTCAGCCTAACAGGAAAACATTATGTAATGTGTCAATGGTGACATGAACTTCAGTTGCAATATAGAATTAAAAGGTTAGTAATATTTGAAGTATGACATTTTTTGGATTTGAATAATAGGATATAGTTGAGAGTATGACTCTTTCATGGCTCACTGAACAAGCTTTGGAAAGGTTAGTCAATGATGCAGCTAAATCTTTACGCATCCTGTGGTCTGTGAAGTGTCTGGGAATTCCTATTTGGCCAGCATGCTTGCATTTTCTTTGGTCAGGGGTTTTAACATCTTTGTTCCTTCTCCTTCACATGATGTTAGGGTTGTAGAGATGTCTGTTTCCCTAGTGATTTAATCAGTATTGAGATGATGCATTTTCCTTAGAGCATGAATTAAAAGTTAGTAATAAACTGAATTGCATAAAGCACTTATTCTTCTTCCCAAAATGCATTACTAGTCTATAAGGTTGATTGTTATTCTATTTTTAGTATTAGTTTAATTGGTGTAGTTATGTCTTAATAGCATGTTTTTTACTAGTAAGAATTAGGAACCTTACTTAGGTTCATGTGTGCTGTTGTTAGTTTGAGTTTGGGCTGATCAGGCTTTTTCTAGCCAGCCTTCTATTTTGTCTCTAAGATAAACTAATGAACAAAtggccctttttttttgttcccctgTATTGATCTTTTGGACATCTGTGCTTATGCTTAGACTAGGACTTTGCTTAACTAGAAAGTGCTTAAGGGGCTCAGCATTTAAAACAGCGAGACTGTTGTCCAGATTTTCCTGTTTGATGTAAGcatcaaaacacagaaaatcaaTCTATCTATAGTGTGTTGAAATTGGCTACTAGGAAAGCATTCAGCagtgctgaaataaaaaatgttctttgttATTTGCAGACAGACtgtgaaaactgaaaaatactttgatgggaaaaagagcaaaagaaaatcaGACAGTAgatgaaatggaagaaaatatgcAATCTAAATCTGACTGGAAGTCaggttttctttctgattgGTTGGTATTCAGTTAGCTTTATTTGACTGTTACTCTTGGTCAGCGCTGATACTTGAAATGTGTCAGAGATGCTACATGGCAGTGTCAGCTTGAAGAGAAGTGACAAGAAGCATCAGCATGGGAagataacattttctttaaataatgtACTTAACCATCCCCAAATGCCATTCCCCTCAAAGCTAGCACACCTTGTGACTTCTGTGTGTTGGttgtaaaatgaaagaaacaaataaaaaagacccTATCCACTTAAGTTATTAATCATGCACATATATAATTCATTTCACTCTACTTGTATTTGCAGTAATAAGGTGAGGTCCAAGCAGTGGAAGAAAATGTCTTCAACCTTCATTCTATTACCAGGAGTATGAGTGTAGACCTAACAAGCTGTTACAGTAGGAAGACAGGGCCAAagtcttcttttttccttcccttctcacCAGATTTTCTCTCAGGGAGCTATTGGTTCTTCACTTTCAGTTTTGTGGTTTGTGCAAAACACAGGACCCAGCAGCTGAGATCAGAGTAGCTTGTTTGTGCTTGTATTTCTGAGCAGACCAGCAAAACCATTTAGAACTTTGCTAAATGATTGGACTCTGTGTTAAACAACTACCATCGCCTTTCAAAATATATGCTAATTACATATCTTTTAGCTGCCTAACTGTAAGAACTTTGGCTGGAAAACATTGAAACTGTAGGTGATTTGTGCTGACCTGACTTTGTTGGCTGTAAATCCTTTCCTTGTTTCTTCAGCAAATGCTATGAAACACACCGTTAGGGTTTTTTCCAACAGATTTATATgattcaaaaaaaaattccaaacaagAGATCACAGAAGACTGTTTCAAACAGACCTGGGCATGAGATGTATGTTAATCCCTGTGCTAGCAGTCAAGAATGTAAACTCAATGTATATTGATTTTTTAGATAAAGAGACAAAGATGATGATGAGGTGTGTGGTTATTTATCCCTGATTTGTTTTGCTCTCATAGAATGACTAGCCAAGGAGAATATGACTGGAATGCTTAGAGTTTTCTGTAAGTGCTCATTTGAAAGGTTTAGTGACTACTAAATTAGTTTGTTATATTTTGATCATAAAGAAGGTGATGCTTACATTATCTTCATAGGTTGTTGCATGAGTCCACTGTTTCTGCTCTCTCCATGGTAGAGGAAGAATAATTAGGAGGAGAAACATCTGTGTTTTCTGTAGACTACATTTTCTGTCTCATAGTATTCTAGGTCTTATGCCTCTCATTTTTCTCCACTGGGTTTCAGAGAACAGTGCATCTCTTGGGAATTGTGTTGAGGTGTACGAGCTCCTTGACTGGGTCCTGAACACAGAACTAACAGGATTATTTGTGTGCCCTACAACCTTTCCTCCATGACTTTTCAAGCGCAACACTTGGAACAACTATTGGTCAAGCTCCTGATAAGTGTCGCTCCTGATATTCCCAAGTGTATACTAGGGAATAGGAAAGTAAACCTGTTTCTGAAGTAcgataatttttattaaatcagAGATAAAACTGGAGTTTCATAAGTGTGATTGAATTTAATGCAGGAAACAGCCCAGGCACACTGTTAGTTTCCTCAAGTTAGTGATCTTTTATCGTGAGATTTTGAGTTGTGGAAAACAGAAGATGGAGCCCTTAGCTCTCAAAATCTAAATGTTGTTCTTAACTGAAGGCAAATCTTACAAAATTAGTGGTTTTATATTATTTGGGATACTGGGAATATTTTCAGTAGGCATGGCTTGGCAATTCTTGGACTACAGCAGGTTCTCTGAAACTACATGTTAAGGGGCCGGGTGCAGATCTTTACCTTACCCCATTACATTTTGCAGTGCTGGTTCCTACTACTGAAGATTTAAATATACAACACTGGCAGCATGTTCAGTGGAATGCCCTTGTTTCTGGAATGAGTGTTACCTATATAAGATGCAGgggaacaaacaaacaagctgtATCTGTGATCTTCTCTACCAATGATGCAAATTTTCTGTCTGTCTCTTGTTTGTATTTACAGGATACAAGGTTCTAAAGTTGCTTAAGGGAATCATATTGTGCTAAtgagtttgtgtgtgtgtgtaaccctgtgtaaatattttttgGTCATTTTGGTTAGGTAAAATGTTCTATAGGTGGTAGGGTAGGTATTTTGtctaaaattaaacaaatacatATGTAGTTATTACAAAAGATAGCTCTAATCTTGTAATGCAAAAATCTTTTGTGTAGtgctagaaaataaaatactgtagTATAAGAAGAACACGCTTTTTCAAAATGCATACATAACAAAACTCTAGTTTAAAAGCAGTAGGCCTTTTTCTATTATGCAATATGCAGCTCAGTTTTTATATGATTAACAGAATAACTAGCATATAGTGGAACACAATAATTACACTTTTAATATGCATGCTTGAATATAAAACCTCATTAATAAAACTGCTTCtctaaaaatactaaaatattttaccaTACCTCTTGGAAAGTTCATAACAGACACCACTGCAGTAGTTAATTTGGTATTGCATAAATTAATACagtttttttaatacagtgcTGTAGCTAAGGCTTTATCAAATATGTTTAGCACTAATTAGTGTTtctaaaaggtttttttttgtttttttgtttttttttttcccagctctgaaCATAAATCTGAGCTCTCCTTCTTGGCTGCAGTCTCCCTTCTTATGATCTTCTTTCTGGTTCAGAGAAGATGCTCCCTGGTTTCAAAAATTGCTATGGCACTGGGGCTCCTGGGAGTCTACAGTTACCGGGCAGCTATTGGAAATGTCACATTTCCATGGCAACATGGTGGCAAAGATATTTCAAAGTAAGTTCATCAGCAGATAAGTAACTGTTTCTAGCAAGGTGTTGAGCACTTTGGCTATCCGGGGGTGAGTTCAATAGGATGTTCTAGGTTGGAATTACATTCTTACTAATAGAATTGTAGTTTGTAGGTAACCAGCACTGAATTTTTGTGATGTGTGCTCGATTTTAAGCCACATGAAATGTCTTTTTCACTGTGACAGATGAGAAGCCAGTCATATAAAAAGTAATGTAAGGAAAATCTAGTAGTTATACTCTATATTTTTTGCtgcaaaaaaactccaaatgcACCATGTCTTGTTTTTAGATGGATTTGTCACATCTAGCAGAGCACAAGCCAAGCTCATTTAGCTACATAGTTTCAGAAGTGCTTGGGAGTTCAGAGAGCTGCTTTTACATACCTTACTTTTGCAGTTGAGTGTTCTATAACATGGGCTTTCAATAAAGGTAAATCATGCTTGACTAACCTGACTGGTTCTACAATGAAACAAATACAGGGATGAATGAGGGGAGAGCAGTAGATGTTGTCTACCCTGATTTCAGCTCACAATACCCTCAAGACAAGCTCAAGAAGTGTGGACTGGATGACTGGACACTTAGGTCTTGGCTGAATGGCACATCTGTGCAGCCTTCAAAAGGCTGAAGAGTTGGGCAGAGAATGAGGGGTGACCTGATGTAAAATagctctgcagagaagcacctggaggtcctggtggacaacaagctgtccatgagccagcagtgtgtcctgggGCCAAGGAGGCCAATGGGATCCGGAGGAATAGGAAGAGTATTGCCAGGAGGTGAAGGGAGGTGATCctgtccctctgctcagccctggtgaggcacatctggagttctgtgtccagttctgggctcctcaggacaagagacaCATGGAGGTCCTAGAGTGAGTTGAGAGGTGGACTCTGAAAGTGGTGAGGAGACTGGAGCTTCTCTTCAATGAGGAGAGGCTTTGGGAGCTGGGCCTGCTCAGCCTTGAGAAGAGAATGACTGAGAGACAACCTCAGCAATGTCTCTGAAAGAGGTGTCAGAGAATGGATCAGGCTCTTCTTGGTCTTGCCAAGCAGCAGGGCAAGAgacaatgggcagaaactgatgcacaggaagttcaACTTGAATTTGAGGAAGTTccttactgtgagggtgaccagacactggaacaggttgcatGGAGATGGATGTTGTGGAGTCTCCTTCACAGGAGACattcaagaaccatctggacacaatcctgtgcaaTGTGCCCTGTTTGAACCTTGAGCAGGAAGATTGGATCAGATGACTTGCTGTAGTCCCTTTCAGTCCTAGTTTCTCAGACCTTGAACTTCTAGAACAGCAGGTCACAGTTTTTAAGTTTACTGATCCTTGTTCTTGTTGAATTTTTTGGACAGCATGCTGTGTTTCCTTCAGAAGCTGGAAATTAAGAGGCAAATTAATTTATAAGTGGTTTGAAGATAATGTAAGTGCTGATTACACTTACAActtaaaatgtacatttttttgtaatgaaattGCTTAGGGATTTCAAAAATATTAGCCTTGGATTTAACCTGTTTGGCAGAACTGGTTGGTCTTGACCTCTCTTGAAAGGCTCTGAAGTAGGTATTAGTAATTAACTAATCctctggtttatttatttattaactttttttcaattttattttctctttaggGGGATTACTGAAGCTCGTTTTGTTTATGTCTTTGTTCTTGGCATAGTCTTCACTGGCACTAAAGATTTACTAAAGTCACAGGTTATTTCTGCAGACTCCAACACGAAGAGCACAGGATTATGGGAAGTATATAGTGGATTGGTTCTACTAGCAGCTCTTCTATTTAGACCTCACAATTTACCAGTCTTGGTGTTTTGTCTGCTGATTCAGACAATGATGACAAAATATATTTGGATACCTTTGAAATTTGATGCAGCACAGATTACTATCATGCACTACTGGTTTGGCCAAGCTTTCTTCTATTTTCAGGTAAGCTGAATACTCCCTCTGCTGCAGAGGTGGGAAATTGAATAGTTTTTCAATGAAATATTGTCCATTGTGAATAAAATGCTAACTAAATATTACAGTGGAAGAGTTTACTGAGTTCTCAGAAGGATTTAGTTTCTAAATGCTTTAATAATGTTTAGTTTTCAGAATCAGGGAAAG encodes:
- the PIGG gene encoding GPI ethanolamine phosphate transferase 2 isoform X3, coding for MGSSLADCCKRIRLHMKKVLILLLLSIPKALSKRAEFEVPLSPPLFSLLFYLMCLMLCAVHVIVCTSAESLCYFCSMSWLTAVGVMMLISALMCGILSAVAKTFENYRLPPKNPVVSSYNWSEIDVLILAGTIGHVLSLGASSFIEEEHQTWYFLVNTLCLVLCQELCRNNFLLKECDPQHSTNVKQNFDRIGESSECKNIDIPAASNSKLGKASSSSEFIKGSDKWISLATPWIILICCRLLRSLNQTGVQWAHRPDFGHWLTSSEHKSELSFLAAVSLLMIFFLVQRRCSLVSKIAMALGLLGVYSYRAAIGNVTFPWQHGGKDISKGITEARFVYVFVLGIVFTGTKDLLKSQVISADSNTKSTGLWEVYSGLVLLAALLFRPHNLPVLVFCLLIQTMMTKYIWIPLKFDAAQITIMHYWFGQAFFYFQGNSNGIATVDISAGFVGLDSYVEIPAIFLTAFATYAGPFLWAIHLLCYLSSEVSRNSAAVGHGCFCYALMRSIPVAIYVVLVTGLRYHLFIWSVFSPKLLYEGVHVFITAAVCLFFTAMDQNHAYKVQD